One stretch of Nycticebus coucang isolate mNycCou1 chromosome 7, mNycCou1.pri, whole genome shotgun sequence DNA includes these proteins:
- the GLS gene encoding glutaminase kidney isoform, mitochondrial isoform X4, whose translation MQFLNKMAGNEYVGFSNATFQSERESGDRNFAIGYYLKEKKCFPEGTDMVGILDFYFQLCSIEVTCESASVMAATLANGGFCPITGERVLSPEAVRNTLSLMHSCGMYDFSGQFAFHVGLPAKSGVAGGILLVVPNVMGMMCWSPPLDKMGNSVKGIHFCHDLVSLCNFHNYDNLRHFAKKLDPRREGGDQRVKSVINLLFAAYTGDVSALRRFALSAMDMEQRDYDSRTALHVAAAEGHVEVVKFLLEACKVNPFPKDRWNNTPMDEALHFGHHDVFKILQEYQAQYTPQGDSDNGKENQTVHKNLDGLL comes from the exons gtttcAGTCTGAAAGAGAAAGTGGAGACCGAAATTTTGCAATAGGATattacttaaaagaaaagaag tgttttccaGAAGGCACAGACATGGTTGGTATATTAGACTTCTATTTCCAG ctATGCTCCATTGAAGTGACTTGTGAGTCAGCCAGTGTGATGGCTGCAACATTGGCTAATGGTGGTTTCTGCCCAATTACTGGTGAAAGAGTACTGAGCCCTGAAGCAGTTCGAAATACACTGAGTTTGATGCATTCCTGTGGCATGTATGATTTCTCAGGGCAGTTTGCTTTCCAT GTTGGTCTTCCGGCAAAATCCGGAGTTGCTGGGGGCATTCTTTTAGTTGTCCCCAATGTCATGGGCATGATGTGCTGGTCTCCTCCTCTGGACAAGATGGGCAACAGTGTGAAGGGAATTCACTTCTGTCAT GATCTTGTTTCTCTGTGTAATTTCCATAACTATGATAATTTGAGACACTTTGCAAAAAAACTTGATCCTCGAAGAGAAGGTGGTGATCAAAGG GTAAAGTCAGTCATAAATCTTTTGTTTGCTGCATATACTGGAGATGTGTCTGCACTTCGAAG ATTTGCTTTGTCGGCCATGGACATGGAACAGCGGGACTATGATTCTAGAACAGCGCTCCACGTAGCAGCTGCAGAGG GTCATGTTGAAGTTGTTAAATTTTTGCTGGAAGCCTGCAAAGTAAATCCTTTCCCCAAAGACAG GTGGAACAACACACCCATGGATGAAGCTCTGCACTTCGGGCACCACGACGTGTTTAAAATCCTCCAGGAATACCAAGCCCAGTACACACCTCAAGGAGATTCTGAcaatggaaaggaaaatcaaaccgtcCACAAGAATCTTGATGGATTGTTATAA